Proteins encoded in a region of the Oligoflexus sp. genome:
- a CDS encoding N-acetylornithine carbamoyltransferase encodes MNQFFSADDVSDFSSLMEDALALKQHPFAFSDLGKGKTLGLVFFNPSLRTRLSSQKAAHHLGLHVLSINVNQEGWVIETQDGVVMDGVAGEHIKEAAGVLGQYCDIIGIRCFPSLKDRETDYREEVLHKFARYSQRPIISLESATGHPLQGFADVMTIIERQRRPKPKVVLTWAPQVKALPQAVPNSFAQWTLKAGFDLTIVHPKGYELDERFTRGATILHDQDEALAGADFVYAKNWSSYQQYGQILCEDRSWTITEEKMQKTNQGYFMHCLPVRRNLKVTDAVLDSPRSLVLQQAHNRIFAAQAVMKRMLESM; translated from the coding sequence ATGAATCAATTTTTCAGTGCCGATGATGTCAGCGATTTTTCCAGCCTGATGGAAGATGCGCTTGCTTTGAAACAACATCCCTTTGCCTTTTCCGATCTGGGCAAGGGTAAAACCCTGGGGCTGGTCTTCTTCAACCCCAGTCTGCGCACGCGTCTTTCCTCGCAGAAAGCCGCGCATCACCTCGGCCTGCATGTCCTGAGCATCAACGTCAACCAGGAAGGTTGGGTGATCGAGACGCAGGACGGAGTCGTGATGGATGGAGTCGCAGGTGAGCACATCAAGGAAGCGGCCGGGGTTCTGGGCCAGTACTGCGATATCATCGGGATTCGCTGCTTTCCGAGTCTGAAGGACCGCGAGACCGACTATCGCGAGGAAGTCCTGCATAAGTTCGCGCGTTACAGCCAAAGGCCCATCATCAGTCTGGAATCCGCAACGGGTCATCCTTTGCAGGGTTTCGCCGATGTCATGACCATTATCGAACGCCAGCGTCGGCCGAAGCCGAAGGTGGTTTTAACCTGGGCCCCGCAGGTGAAGGCCCTGCCTCAGGCTGTGCCGAATTCCTTTGCGCAGTGGACTTTGAAGGCCGGATTTGATCTGACCATCGTGCATCCCAAAGGCTATGAACTGGATGAACGCTTCACCCGCGGCGCCACGATCCTGCATGATCAGGATGAAGCGCTGGCCGGCGCGGATTTTGTGTATGCGAAGAACTGGTCGTCCTATCAGCAGTACGGTCAGATCCTTTGCGAGGATCGCAGCTGGACGATCACCGAAGAGAAGATGCAGAAAACCAATCAGGGTTACTTCATGCACTGCCTCCCCGTGCGCCGGAATCTGAAGGTGACGGATGCAGTTCTGGATAGTCCACGTTCTTTGGTTTTGCAGCAGGCCCATAACCGTATCTTCGCGGCCCAGGCCGTGATGAAACGCATGCTTGAATCCATGTGA
- the argB gene encoding acetylglutamate kinase, which produces MEKLSIFKIGGKMLDDAAELETFLQGFSRISGKKMLVHGGGIFADDLAKKLDIPITMHEGRRITSAPMRDLVTMVYGGLLNKQVVGRLQALGCDAIGLSGADGAVLKAKRRKPEPIDYGYVGDIVEVRKDLLELFLNQGMTPVLAPLSWEENGEILNSNADGVACKITEAFAGVYETCLFYCFDKPGVLLDINNPDSLLGSLDRPAYENLRKQKLVKDGMLPKLDSCFRARTLGAHQVLLSTPGNSLKFAAGEPYVGTLIQ; this is translated from the coding sequence ATGGAAAAACTTTCCATCTTTAAAATCGGCGGCAAAATGCTTGATGACGCCGCCGAGCTTGAGACATTTTTGCAGGGTTTTTCCCGTATTTCCGGCAAAAAAATGCTGGTGCACGGCGGCGGGATCTTTGCCGATGACCTTGCCAAAAAACTTGACATCCCCATCACGATGCACGAAGGCCGGCGCATCACGAGCGCGCCCATGCGGGATCTTGTGACCATGGTCTATGGCGGGCTTTTGAATAAGCAGGTGGTCGGTCGTCTGCAGGCGCTCGGCTGTGATGCGATCGGACTCTCCGGGGCGGATGGAGCGGTTTTGAAGGCCAAACGCCGGAAACCGGAGCCCATTGATTATGGTTATGTCGGTGACATCGTCGAGGTTCGCAAGGATCTTCTGGAGCTCTTTTTGAATCAAGGGATGACGCCGGTGCTGGCGCCTTTGAGCTGGGAAGAGAACGGCGAGATCCTGAACAGCAACGCCGATGGTGTGGCCTGCAAGATCACCGAGGCCTTTGCCGGTGTGTACGAGACCTGTCTCTTCTATTGCTTCGATAAGCCGGGTGTCTTGCTCGACATCAATAATCCCGATTCGCTTTTGGGTTCGCTCGATCGTCCCGCTTATGAAAATCTGCGGAAGCAGAAGCTCGTGAAGGATGGCATGCTGCCGAAACTTGATAGCTGTTTTCGAGCAAGGACGCTGGGCGCGCATCAGGTGCTCCTGTCGACGCCGGGCAACAGCCTGAAGTTTGCAGCTGGTGAGCCTTACGTAGGTACTCTTATACAGTGA